Proteins encoded by one window of Dreissena polymorpha isolate Duluth1 chromosome 11, UMN_Dpol_1.0, whole genome shotgun sequence:
- the LOC127851125 gene encoding zinc finger protein 239-like: MKTHSEERPHRCSVCGKNYLFSSHLTNHMKTHSGEPPPRCSVCGEDFVNITKLKRHIRHHDRPHSCSICAKSFATSWRLKIHMLIHTGDRPHSCSVCGKGFVTSGHLYQHMHIHTGERPHSCCVCGKDFVTKKQLNRHMMFHTGEQPHSCSMCGKGFATGFNLKVHIRFHTGERPHSCSVCGKDFVTKNQLNIHMVSHTGEWPYSCSLCGKGFANGFDLKVYMRIHTGERPHNCSVCGKEFVTKTKLKRHMMSHTGERPHRCSVCEKGFATGFDLKVHMWFHTGERPHSCSVCGKDFPPASTSKSI, from the coding sequence ATGAAAACCCACTCAGAAGAGCGGCCACACCGTTGCAGCGTGTGTGGAAAGAACTATCTCTTCAGCTCCCATCTCACTAATCATATGAAAACCCACTCAGGGGAGCCGCCACCCCGTTGCAGCGTGTGTGGAGAGGACTTTGTTAACATCACCAAACTGAAAAGGCACATAAGGCATCATGaccggccacacagttgcagcaTTTGTGCAAAGAGTTTTGCCACCAGTTGGAGACTCAAAATCCATATGCTGATTCACACGGGAGatcggccacacagttgcagtgtttgtggaaagggatttgtcaCCAGTGGCCATCTCTATCAGCATATGCACATTCACACGGGAGAACGGCCACATAGTTGCTGCGTGTGTGGAAAGGACTTTGTCACCAAAAAACAATTGAACAGGCACATGATGTTTCATACAGGAGAGCAGCCACACAGTTGCAGCATGTGTGGAAAAGGATTTGCCACCGGCTTCAACCTCAAAGTCCATATAAGGTTTCATACGGGAGAGCGGCCACATAGTTGCAGCGTGTGTGGAAAGGACTTTGTCACCAAAAACCAGTTGAATATTCACATGGTGTCTCATACAGGAGAGTGGCCTTACAGTTGCAGCCTGTGTGGAAAAGGATTTGCTAACGGCTTCGACCTCAAAGTCtatatgaggattcacacgggAGAGCGGCCACACAATTGCAGCGTGTGTGGAAAGGAGTTTGTCACCAAAACGAAATTGAAAAGGCACATGATGTCTCAtacaggagagcggccacacagatGCAGCGTGTGTGAAAAAGGATTTGCCACTGGCTTTGACCTCAAAGTCCATATGTGGTTTCACACGGGAGaacggccacacagttgcagcgTGTGTGGAAAAGATTTTCCACCAGCTTCGACCTCAAAATCCATATGA
- the LOC127850736 gene encoding uncharacterized protein LOC127850736, with translation MAEGGIESAMSKTESVPGQRSLHSRHSQNHVERMSFEICTIMTRLGYSEEMRRWRVEKYRERDRLMNVRLGNITVITAGSKAEGLTCWLESDNDILYVLEGVLCVEAGFNLHKIPGDIGVFRMDTRVYPGNCRLLQERRGHTHSNEIHNCLCDNGYGDILLSSSLFLDKYSTSSADMVLLERAGPSTPWLAGGVLHVDGVRALRCHCPSILQRWAARPRHWPSPAIVQKVVALGAFVTPVGFKESETKHMEWRNCFNTGESELVNNLNGTQAQVYVMLKTILTDVLRPCKKEVTSYVIKNIVLWQAESNSQDEFDTRSFFHWLHDGLRELKTAIATQQLSYYMIPERNLMAGSGLQDQQKSQWLTDITDMMAEGPRVILRLPKIRKAVIASPEPMLWFSKKRMELEILYLEFFNRDWKCLSENGVVDEYDDIKQEIIRRMVELTVEVAQRMRVEGYSVDDMSAILKRIVM, from the exons ATGGCAGAAGGAGGCATCGAATCAGCCATGTCAAAGACTGAAAGTGTTCCAGGACAAAGAAGCCTtcacagtcgtcactctcag AATCATGTCGAACGTATGTCTTTTGAGATCTGTACAATAATGACACGGCTGGGGTACAGCGAGGAGATGAGACGGTGGCGAGTTGAGAAATACAGGGAACGTGATAGGCTGATGAATGTACGATTAGGTAATATAACTGTAATCACAGCTGGCAGCAAGGCAGAGGGGCTAACCTGCTGGTTAGAAAGCGACAACGACATATTATACGTGCTGGAGGGTGTCCTCTGTGTGGAAGCTGgtttcaatcttcataaaatacCAGGCGACATTGGTGTGTTTAGAATGGATACACGTGTATATCCTGGAAACTGCAGACTGTTACAAGAGAGACGAGGGCATACACATTCAAACGAAATTCACAATTGTCTGTGTGATAATGGATATGGGGACATTCTACTCAGTAGTAGTTTATTCCTAGATAAATATTCGACATCATCTGCAGATATGGTGCTTCTTGAGCGAGCGGGGCCGTCGACACCGTGGCTGGCTGGTGGTGTACTTCATGTGGACGGTGTAAGGGCGCTACGCTGTCACTGCCCCAGCATCCTCCAAAGATGGGCTGCAAGACCCCGTCATTGGCCGTCACCAGCCATAGTTCAGAAAGTCGTTGCATTAGGAGCCTTTGTTACTCCGGTGGGTTTTAAGGAAAGTGAAACCAAGCACATGGAGTGGCGGAATTGCTTTAACACCGGTGAGTCAGAACTGGTAAATAACCTTAATGGCACACAAGCGCAAGTGTATGTTATGCTTAAAACGATTCTAACAGATGTTCTAAGGCCTTGTAAGAAAGAAGTTACATCATACGTAATTAAAAATATAGTACTTTGGCAAGCTGAGAGTAACTCACAGGACGAGTTTGATACACGGAGTTTTTTCCACTGGCTGCATGACggactgagagaacttaagactgCTATTGCCACACAACAACTGTCATATTACATGATTCCGGAAAGAAATTTAATGGCAGGCAGTGGTTTGCAGGACCAACAGAAAAGTCAGTGGCTTACAGATATCACGGATATGATGGCGGAAGGACCCCGGGTAATACTGAGATTGCCGAAGATACGCAAGGCCGTCATCGCGTCCCCAGAGCCGATGTTGTGGTTCAGCAAGAAAAGGATGGAGCTGGAAATTCTGTACCTGGAGTTTTTTAACAGAGACTGGAAATGCCTCAGTGAGAATGGAGTTGTTGATGAGTATGATGATATCAAGCAGGAGATAATAAGACGTATGGTAGAGCTTACGGTTGAGGTGGCACAACGGATGCGCGTTGAAGGCTATTCTGTTGATGATATGTCGGCTATTCTGAAAAGAATAGTAATGTGA